Proteins from a single region of Seriola aureovittata isolate HTS-2021-v1 ecotype China chromosome 9, ASM2101889v1, whole genome shotgun sequence:
- the ampd2b gene encoding AMP deaminase 2 isoform X1 yields the protein MSSNLPPGTTAGAAGAKNKPLSPFRKRGSLQYTASTVDLRGARHLLTSQHSLPGIPVALKQSIDLRTSMDGKYKEIAEELFSRSLAESEMRSAPYEFPEDSPIEQLEERRQRLERQISQDVKFEPDILLRAKQEFMKTDSATDLEYMKEQSQAPDLQEREPVPEREYQRVTISGEEKCGVPFTDLLDAAKCVVKALFIRQKYMGLSLQSFCRTTSRYLQELSERPLDLDLYEEEIPETTGTADATVHPPVSQTHPYENQDPASMPPDMGYGCKMVDGVMHVYTTRSIMEKSTELDLPYPDLQEYIADMNVMMALIINGPVKSFCYRRLQYLSSKFQMHILLNEMKELAAQKKVPHRDFYNIRKVDTHIHASSCMNQKHLLRFIKRAMKKYPKEIVHVERGNGQTLMEVFESMNLTAFDLSVDTLDMHADRNTFHRFDKFNAKYNPIGESILREIFIKTDNHIEGKYFGHIIKEVMADLEESKYQNVELRLSIYGRSRDEWDKLAKWAVKHQVYSTNVRWLVQVPRLFDVYHTKKQLCNFQEMLENIFMPLFEVTVNPGSHPELHLFLQHVVGFDSVDDESKPEQHIFNLDSPLPVNWTEEDNPPYSYYLYYMYANMTVLNHLRRQRGFHTFVLRPHCGEAGPIHHLVSGFMLSENISHGLLLRKAPVLQYLYYLAQIGIAMSPLSNNSLFLSYHRNPLPEYLSRGLMVSLSTDDPLQFHFTKEPLMEEYSIAAQVWKLSSCDMCELARNSVLMSGFSNKVKSYWLGPNYIKEGQESNDIRRTNVPDIRVAYRYETMCEELNLITQAIRTDELETIEEEGSLCMAAVQAEK from the exons TTGATCTCCGTGGTGCCCGCCACCTCCTCACTTCCCAGCATTCCTTGCCTGGGATCCCTGTGGCCTTGAAACAATCCATTGACTTGCGTACATCCATGGACGGGAAGTACAAGGAGATTGCAGAA gaGCTGTTCTCCCGCAGCCTGGCAGAGAGTGAGATGCGCAGCGCCCCCTATGAATTTCCAGAGGATAGCCCCATCgaacagctggaggagagacgTCAGCGCCTTGAGCGGCAGATCAGCCAGGATGTCAA GTTTGAGCCTGACATCCTCCTGCGAGCCAAACAGGAGTTCATGAAGACTGACAGTGCCACTGATCTCGA ATACATGAAGGAGCAGAGCCAAGCTCCTgacctgcaggagagagagccGGTCCCAGAGCGAGAGTACCAGAGAGTCACTATTTCTGGAGAGGAGAAATGTGGG GTTCCCTTCACAGACCTGTTGGATGCTGCCAAATGCGTGGTGAAGGCTCTGTTCATCAGACAGAAGTACATGGGTCTGTCGCTGCAGAGCTTCTGCAGGACCACCTCTCGTTACCTGCAGGAGCTGAGTGAGAGACCCCTGGACCTGGATCTTTACGAGGAGGAGATCCCAGAGACCACAGGGACTGCAG aTGCCACAGTGCACCCGCCTGTCTCTCAAACGCACCCGTACGAGAACCAGGACCCTGCCAGCATGCCCCCTGACATGGGTTACGGCTGCAAGATGGTGGATGGTGTCATGCATGTGTACACAACAAGGAGCATTATGGAGAA GAGCACAGAGCTGGACCTGCCATATCCAGACCTGCAGGAGTACATCGCTGATATGAACGTCATGATGGCCCTCATCATCAACGGCCCAGT AAAGTCCTTCTGCTACCGTCGTCTGCAGTATCTGAGCTCCAAGTTCCAGATGCACATCCTGCTGAATGAGATGAAAGAGCTGGCGGCGCAGAAGAAAGTCCCACATCGAGACTTTTACAATATCCGTAAG GTTGACACACATATCCACGCCTCGTCCTGTATGAACCAGAAGCACCTACTGCGTTTTATCAAAAGGGCCATGAAGAAGTATCCTAAGGAGATTGTTCATGTGGAAAGAGGCAACGGTCAGACGCTCATGGAGGTGTTTGAGAGCATGAACCTGACAGCCTTTGACCTGAGTGTGGACACCCTGGACATGCACGCA GACCGTAACACTTTCCATCGATTTGATAAGTTCAATGCCAAATACAATCCCATCGGCGAGTCCATCCTGAGAGAGATCTTCATCAAGACGGACAACCACATCGAGGGGAAGTACTTTGGTCACATCATCAAG GAGGTGATGGCCGACCTGGAGGAGAGCAAGTACCAGAATGTGGAGCTCAGGCTGTCGATCTACGGGCGCTCCAGAGACGAGTGGGACAAACTGGCCAAGTGGGCCGTCAAACATCAGGTCTACTCCACCAACGTGCGCTGGCTTGTGCAAGTGCCACGACTCTT TGATGTCTACCACACGAAGAAACAACTGTGCAACTTCCAAGAGATGCTGGAGAATATCTTTATGCCTCTGTTTGAGGTGACAGTCAACCCCGGCAGCCATCCAGAGCTGCACCTCTTCCTTCAGCAT GTTGTGGGTTTTGACAGTGTGGATGATGAGTCAAAACCAGAGCAACATATCTTCAACCTGGATAGTCCGTTGCCAGTCAActggacagaggaggacaaCCCGCCCTATTCCTACTACCTCTACTATATGTATGCAAACATGACTGTGCTGAATCACCTGCGCAG GCAGCGGGGGTTTCACACGTTTGTCCTACGTCCTCATTGCGGGGAGGCGGGGCCAATCCATCACCTGGTGTCTGGGTTCATGCTGTCGGAGAACATATCCCACGGGCTGCTGCTCAGGAAG GCTCCCGTGCTGCAGTATCTGTACTACCTGGCTCAGATAGGCATCGCCATGTCCCCTCTCAGCAATAACAGCCTGTTCCTCAGCTACCACCGTAACCCTCTGCCAGAGTACCTGTCCAGAGGCCTCATGGTGTCTCTGTCCACAGACGACCCTCTGCAGTTTCACTTCACCAAG GAGCCCTTGATGGAGGAGTACAGCATTGCTGCGCAAGTGTGGAAACTGAGCTCTTGTGACATGTGTGAGCTGGCCAGAAACAGTGTGCTGATGAGCGGATTCTCTAATAAG GTCAAAAGCTACTGGCTTGGCCCAAACTACATAAAGGAGGGACAGGAGAGTAATGACATCAGACGCACCAACGTTCCCGACATCCGTGTGGCGTACCGATACGAGACCATGTGTGAGGAGTTAAATCTAATCACGCAGGCCATCCGCACGGACGAGCTGGAGACCATCGAGGAGGAGGGCAGTCTGTGTATGGCAGCTGTGCAGGCAGAGAAGTGA
- the ampd2b gene encoding AMP deaminase 2 isoform X2, with the protein MDGKYKEIAEELFSRSLAESEMRSAPYEFPEDSPIEQLEERRQRLERQISQDVKFEPDILLRAKQEFMKTDSATDLEYMKEQSQAPDLQEREPVPEREYQRVTISGEEKCGVPFTDLLDAAKCVVKALFIRQKYMGLSLQSFCRTTSRYLQELSERPLDLDLYEEEIPETTGTADATVHPPVSQTHPYENQDPASMPPDMGYGCKMVDGVMHVYTTRSIMEKSTELDLPYPDLQEYIADMNVMMALIINGPVKSFCYRRLQYLSSKFQMHILLNEMKELAAQKKVPHRDFYNIRKVDTHIHASSCMNQKHLLRFIKRAMKKYPKEIVHVERGNGQTLMEVFESMNLTAFDLSVDTLDMHADRNTFHRFDKFNAKYNPIGESILREIFIKTDNHIEGKYFGHIIKEVMADLEESKYQNVELRLSIYGRSRDEWDKLAKWAVKHQVYSTNVRWLVQVPRLFDVYHTKKQLCNFQEMLENIFMPLFEVTVNPGSHPELHLFLQHVVGFDSVDDESKPEQHIFNLDSPLPVNWTEEDNPPYSYYLYYMYANMTVLNHLRRQRGFHTFVLRPHCGEAGPIHHLVSGFMLSENISHGLLLRKAPVLQYLYYLAQIGIAMSPLSNNSLFLSYHRNPLPEYLSRGLMVSLSTDDPLQFHFTKEPLMEEYSIAAQVWKLSSCDMCELARNSVLMSGFSNKVKSYWLGPNYIKEGQESNDIRRTNVPDIRVAYRYETMCEELNLITQAIRTDELETIEEEGSLCMAAVQAEK; encoded by the exons ATGGACGGGAAGTACAAGGAGATTGCAGAA gaGCTGTTCTCCCGCAGCCTGGCAGAGAGTGAGATGCGCAGCGCCCCCTATGAATTTCCAGAGGATAGCCCCATCgaacagctggaggagagacgTCAGCGCCTTGAGCGGCAGATCAGCCAGGATGTCAA GTTTGAGCCTGACATCCTCCTGCGAGCCAAACAGGAGTTCATGAAGACTGACAGTGCCACTGATCTCGA ATACATGAAGGAGCAGAGCCAAGCTCCTgacctgcaggagagagagccGGTCCCAGAGCGAGAGTACCAGAGAGTCACTATTTCTGGAGAGGAGAAATGTGGG GTTCCCTTCACAGACCTGTTGGATGCTGCCAAATGCGTGGTGAAGGCTCTGTTCATCAGACAGAAGTACATGGGTCTGTCGCTGCAGAGCTTCTGCAGGACCACCTCTCGTTACCTGCAGGAGCTGAGTGAGAGACCCCTGGACCTGGATCTTTACGAGGAGGAGATCCCAGAGACCACAGGGACTGCAG aTGCCACAGTGCACCCGCCTGTCTCTCAAACGCACCCGTACGAGAACCAGGACCCTGCCAGCATGCCCCCTGACATGGGTTACGGCTGCAAGATGGTGGATGGTGTCATGCATGTGTACACAACAAGGAGCATTATGGAGAA GAGCACAGAGCTGGACCTGCCATATCCAGACCTGCAGGAGTACATCGCTGATATGAACGTCATGATGGCCCTCATCATCAACGGCCCAGT AAAGTCCTTCTGCTACCGTCGTCTGCAGTATCTGAGCTCCAAGTTCCAGATGCACATCCTGCTGAATGAGATGAAAGAGCTGGCGGCGCAGAAGAAAGTCCCACATCGAGACTTTTACAATATCCGTAAG GTTGACACACATATCCACGCCTCGTCCTGTATGAACCAGAAGCACCTACTGCGTTTTATCAAAAGGGCCATGAAGAAGTATCCTAAGGAGATTGTTCATGTGGAAAGAGGCAACGGTCAGACGCTCATGGAGGTGTTTGAGAGCATGAACCTGACAGCCTTTGACCTGAGTGTGGACACCCTGGACATGCACGCA GACCGTAACACTTTCCATCGATTTGATAAGTTCAATGCCAAATACAATCCCATCGGCGAGTCCATCCTGAGAGAGATCTTCATCAAGACGGACAACCACATCGAGGGGAAGTACTTTGGTCACATCATCAAG GAGGTGATGGCCGACCTGGAGGAGAGCAAGTACCAGAATGTGGAGCTCAGGCTGTCGATCTACGGGCGCTCCAGAGACGAGTGGGACAAACTGGCCAAGTGGGCCGTCAAACATCAGGTCTACTCCACCAACGTGCGCTGGCTTGTGCAAGTGCCACGACTCTT TGATGTCTACCACACGAAGAAACAACTGTGCAACTTCCAAGAGATGCTGGAGAATATCTTTATGCCTCTGTTTGAGGTGACAGTCAACCCCGGCAGCCATCCAGAGCTGCACCTCTTCCTTCAGCAT GTTGTGGGTTTTGACAGTGTGGATGATGAGTCAAAACCAGAGCAACATATCTTCAACCTGGATAGTCCGTTGCCAGTCAActggacagaggaggacaaCCCGCCCTATTCCTACTACCTCTACTATATGTATGCAAACATGACTGTGCTGAATCACCTGCGCAG GCAGCGGGGGTTTCACACGTTTGTCCTACGTCCTCATTGCGGGGAGGCGGGGCCAATCCATCACCTGGTGTCTGGGTTCATGCTGTCGGAGAACATATCCCACGGGCTGCTGCTCAGGAAG GCTCCCGTGCTGCAGTATCTGTACTACCTGGCTCAGATAGGCATCGCCATGTCCCCTCTCAGCAATAACAGCCTGTTCCTCAGCTACCACCGTAACCCTCTGCCAGAGTACCTGTCCAGAGGCCTCATGGTGTCTCTGTCCACAGACGACCCTCTGCAGTTTCACTTCACCAAG GAGCCCTTGATGGAGGAGTACAGCATTGCTGCGCAAGTGTGGAAACTGAGCTCTTGTGACATGTGTGAGCTGGCCAGAAACAGTGTGCTGATGAGCGGATTCTCTAATAAG GTCAAAAGCTACTGGCTTGGCCCAAACTACATAAAGGAGGGACAGGAGAGTAATGACATCAGACGCACCAACGTTCCCGACATCCGTGTGGCGTACCGATACGAGACCATGTGTGAGGAGTTAAATCTAATCACGCAGGCCATCCGCACGGACGAGCTGGAGACCATCGAGGAGGAGGGCAGTCTGTGTATGGCAGCTGTGCAGGCAGAGAAGTGA